A window of the Tripterygium wilfordii isolate XIE 37 chromosome 12, ASM1340144v1, whole genome shotgun sequence genome harbors these coding sequences:
- the LOC120011120 gene encoding zinc finger AN1 domain-containing stress-associated protein 12 yields the protein MKTIYVNRDVATNRVHQKHPFKRQSEKGILKQPQLTSRPWLRPQATAYIYIHYTHKPQIQFPKKKKKTEMGGGTEAFPELGRHCEHPDCNQLDFLPFDCDGCHQLFCLEHRSYKSHGCAKSDFNSRKVVVCEICSTAIETTGFAGEDERSILMNHERSKDCDPRKKKKPTCPVRRCREKLTFSNTATCKTCELKVCLKHRFPADHECKPSASTSTALAVNGLVNRFWVALGARNATDCAKEDPQPSSSSRRNPFVKGY from the coding sequence ATGAAAACTATTTATGTCAATCGTGACGTGGCAACCAACCGCGTACACCAGAAGCATCCATTCAAACGTCAATCTGAAAAAGGAATCCTAAAACAACCACAACTCACAAGCAGGCCTTGGCTTAGACCCCAAGCCACcgcctatatatacatacattatacACACAAACCTCAAATTCAGtttccaaagaagaagaagaagacggagATGGGAGGAGGAACGGAAGCTTTTCCAGAGCTAGGACGACACTGCGAGCATCCAGATTGCAATCAACTTGATTTTCTTCCTTTCGATTGCGACGGATGTCACCAGCTGTTCTGTTTGGAACACAGATCGTACAAATCTCACGGCTGCGCCAAATCTGACTTCAACAGTAGAAAGGTCGTCGTGTGCGAGATCTGCTCGACTGCAATCGAAACGACCGGCTTTGCCGGAGAAGACGAGAGGTCGATTTTGATGAATCATGAGAGGTCTAAGGATTGTGATcctagaaagaagaagaagccgaCTTGTCCTGTAAGGCGGTGCAGGGAGAAACTCACCTTCTCAAATACCGCGACCTGCAAAACGTGCGAATTGAAGGTGTGTTTGAAGCACAGATTCCCGGCGGACCATGAGTGCAAACCATCGGCTTCGACTTCGACTGCTTTGGCGGTGAATGGTTTGGTTAACAGGTTTTGGGTTGCTTTGGGTGCAAGGAATGCTACCGATTGTGCTAAGGAGGATCCGCagccttcttcttcatcaagaAGAAATCCGTTTGTTAAAGGATATTGA